Proteins encoded within one genomic window of Bacillus thuringiensis:
- the sdhB gene encoding succinate dehydrogenase iron-sulfur subunit gives MSEKTIRLIITRQDGPDAQAFDQEFEIPYRPNMNIISALMEIRRNPVDSKGSQTTPIAWDMNCLEEVCGACSMVINGKPRQSCTALIDQLEQPIRLKPMKTFPVVRDLQVDRSRMFNALKRVKAWIPIDGTYDLGPGPRMPEKKRQWAYELSKCMTCGVCLESCPNVNSKSDFIGPAPLSQARLFNSHPTGEMHKADRLRAIMGDGGLANCGNSQNCVQSCPKGIPLTTSIAALNRDTTIQSFKDFFGSDNNY, from the coding sequence ATGTCTGAGAAAACAATCCGCCTCATCATTACGAGACAAGACGGGCCTGACGCACAAGCGTTTGACCAGGAGTTTGAAATTCCGTATCGTCCAAATATGAATATTATTTCGGCGCTTATGGAAATTCGTCGTAATCCTGTTGATTCAAAAGGAAGCCAAACAACTCCGATTGCATGGGATATGAACTGTTTAGAGGAAGTATGCGGCGCATGTTCGATGGTGATTAACGGAAAACCTCGTCAATCATGTACAGCGCTTATCGATCAATTAGAACAACCAATTCGCTTAAAGCCGATGAAGACATTCCCGGTTGTACGTGACTTACAAGTTGACCGTAGTCGCATGTTTAATGCTCTAAAACGTGTTAAAGCTTGGATTCCAATTGATGGCACGTATGACTTAGGACCAGGACCAAGAATGCCTGAGAAGAAACGTCAGTGGGCTTATGAGCTTTCAAAATGTATGACATGTGGTGTTTGCTTAGAATCATGTCCAAACGTGAACAGTAAATCTGACTTTATTGGACCAGCACCGTTATCACAAGCGCGTTTATTCAACTCACATCCAACGGGTGAAATGCATAAAGCAGATCGCTTACGTGCAATTATGGGAGATGGAGGACTTGCAAACTGTGGTAACTCTCAAAACTGTGTGCAATCATGTCCAAAGGGTATTCCATTAACGACTTCAATTGCGGCATTAAACCGTGATACAACAATTCAATCGTTCAAAGATTTCTTTGGTAGCGACAATAACTATTAA
- the sdhA gene encoding succinate dehydrogenase flavoprotein subunit produces MKGKLIVVGGGLAGLMATIKAAEAGVNVELFSLVPVKRSHSVCAQGGINGAVNTKGEGDSPWIHFDDTIYGGDFLANQPPVKAMCEAAPGIIHLMDRMGVMFNRTEEGLLDFRRFGGTQHHRTAFAGATTGQQLLYALDEQVRRHEVAGLVTKYEGWDFLRAVVDDEGVCRGIVAQDLQTMEIKSFGADAVIMATGGPGIIFGKSTNSIINTGTAASAVYQQGAYYANGEFIQIHPTAIPGDDKLRLMSESARGEGGRVWTYKDGKPWYFLEEKYPAYGNLVPRDIATREIFDVCVEQKLGINGENMVYLDLSHKDPKELDIKLGGIIEIYEKFTGDDPRKLPMKIFPAVHYSMGGLWVDYKQMTSIPGLFAAGECDYSMHGGNRLGANSLLSAIYGGMVAGPNAIEYMKGLTKSSDAVSSTVYEQNELIETEKFNNILTLDGNENAYVLHKELGEWMTDNVTVVRENKKLLETDAKIEELMARYKRININDTARWSNQGASFTRQLANMFELARVITIGAYNRNESRGAHYKPEFPNRDDANFLKTTMAKFEGEGNAPAFHYEDVDVSLIKPRKRDYSSKHDVAAKGEEKGDKQHV; encoded by the coding sequence GCTGGCTTAATGGCAACGATTAAAGCGGCGGAAGCAGGAGTAAATGTTGAACTGTTTTCTTTAGTACCAGTAAAACGTTCGCATTCTGTATGTGCCCAAGGTGGAATTAACGGTGCCGTAAATACGAAAGGTGAAGGGGATTCTCCATGGATCCACTTTGACGATACAATTTATGGTGGGGACTTCTTAGCGAACCAACCACCAGTTAAAGCAATGTGTGAAGCAGCACCTGGTATCATTCATTTAATGGACCGTATGGGTGTTATGTTCAACCGTACGGAAGAAGGACTTCTTGATTTCCGTCGTTTTGGTGGAACGCAACATCACCGTACAGCATTTGCTGGTGCAACAACTGGACAGCAATTACTATACGCATTAGATGAGCAAGTACGTCGTCACGAAGTAGCAGGACTTGTAACGAAATACGAAGGTTGGGATTTCTTACGAGCTGTTGTGGATGACGAAGGTGTGTGCCGAGGAATCGTTGCACAAGACTTACAAACTATGGAGATTAAAAGTTTCGGAGCGGATGCCGTGATTATGGCAACAGGGGGCCCTGGTATCATCTTCGGAAAATCAACAAACTCCATTATCAATACAGGTACAGCAGCTTCTGCTGTATATCAACAAGGCGCATATTATGCGAACGGTGAGTTCATTCAAATTCACCCAACGGCAATTCCTGGAGACGATAAATTACGTCTTATGAGTGAATCTGCACGTGGTGAAGGTGGACGTGTTTGGACATATAAAGATGGTAAACCGTGGTACTTCTTAGAAGAGAAATATCCGGCTTACGGAAACCTTGTACCTCGTGATATTGCAACGCGTGAAATCTTTGATGTTTGCGTAGAGCAAAAACTAGGTATTAACGGTGAAAACATGGTGTACTTAGATCTTTCTCATAAAGATCCGAAAGAACTAGATATTAAACTAGGTGGAATTATTGAAATCTATGAGAAGTTTACAGGTGACGATCCTCGTAAACTACCAATGAAAATCTTCCCAGCTGTTCACTATTCAATGGGCGGACTATGGGTTGATTATAAACAGATGACAAGTATTCCAGGTTTATTTGCAGCAGGTGAGTGTGATTATTCTATGCACGGTGGTAACCGCCTTGGTGCGAACTCACTATTATCAGCAATTTACGGTGGTATGGTAGCAGGACCAAATGCAATTGAATATATGAAAGGTCTTACTAAATCATCTGATGCTGTTTCATCTACTGTGTATGAACAAAATGAATTGATCGAAACAGAGAAATTTAACAATATTTTAACGCTCGATGGTAACGAAAATGCGTATGTTCTTCATAAAGAGCTTGGAGAATGGATGACAGACAACGTTACAGTAGTTCGTGAAAATAAAAAGCTATTAGAAACAGATGCGAAGATTGAAGAGTTAATGGCTCGTTACAAACGTATTAACATTAACGATACAGCAAGATGGAGTAACCAAGGTGCTTCATTTACACGCCAACTTGCAAATATGTTTGAGTTAGCGCGTGTTATTACAATTGGCGCATATAACCGTAATGAGAGCCGTGGGGCGCATTACAAACCTGAATTCCCAAATCGTGATGATGCTAACTTCTTAAAAACTACGATGGCGAAATTTGAAGGAGAAGGAAATGCACCAGCATTCCATTACGAAGACGTGGATGTTTCGTTAATTAAACCACGTAAACGTGATTATTCTTCAAAACACGATGTAGCTGCTAAGGGTGAAGAGAAGGGGGATAAACAACATGTCTGA